A window of the Lolium perenne isolate Kyuss_39 chromosome 7, Kyuss_2.0, whole genome shotgun sequence genome harbors these coding sequences:
- the LOC127311637 gene encoding purine permease 3-like has product MDVEAPKDTHPSPAPAPRGKGMHWLLVAVNCGMLSLGTTGGPLLSRLYYSKGGHRQWLSAWLETGGWPLLLIPVVASYLSRRARDPRAPLVLTRPRILLAAAALGVATGADDFLYAYGLSFLPVSTSAILISTQLAFTVFFAFLVVRQRLTASSLNAVALLTMGAVVLGLHASSDRPAGVSRGQYWLGFVLSLGAAALYGLVLPLVELTYKRAAAGGGDRVLTYALVMEMQLVMGFFATAFCTVGMIVNNDFQAIAREARAFELGEARYYTVLVWSAILWQFFFLGAVGVIFCVHTLFTGILIAAFIPVTEVLGVVFLHEKFSSEKGVALVLSLWGLASYSYGEYSEAQANKKKAALAESQAS; this is encoded by the exons ATGGACGTAGAAGCGCCCAAGGACACGCACccctcgccggcgccggcgccgcgcgGCAAGGGGATGCACTGGCTCCTGGTGGCGGTGAACTGCGGGATGCTCTCGCTGGGCACCACGGGCGGGCCGCTCCTGAGCCGCCTCTACTACAGCAAGGGCGGGCACCGGCAGTGGCTGTCGGCGTGGCTGGAGACCGGCGGCTGGCCGCTGCTGCTGATCCCCGTGGTGGCGTCCTACCTCAGCCGGCGCGCGCGCGACCCTCGCGCGCCGCTGGTGCTGACGCGGCCGCGCATcctgctggcggcggcggcgctcggggtggCCACGGGCGCGGACGACTTCCTGTACGCGTACGGGCTGTCCTTCCTGCCGGTGTCCACCTCCGCCATCCTCATCTCGACGCAGCTGGCCTTCACCGTCTTCTTCGCGTTCCTCGTCGTGCGGCAGCGGCTGACGGCCTCCTCCCTGAACGCCGTGGCGCTGCTCACGATGGGCGCCGTGGTGCTGGGCCTGCACGCCTCGTCGGACCGCCCCGCGGGGGTGAGCCGGGGCCAGTACTGGCTGGGCTTCGTCCTCAGCCTCGGCGCCGCGGCGCTCTACGGGCTCGTGCTGCCGCTCGTGGAGCTCAcgtacaagcgcgccgccgcgggTGGTGGTGATCGCGTGCTGACGTACGCGCTGGTGATGGAGATGCAGCTGGTCATGGGCTTCTTCGCCACCGCCTTCTGCACCGTCGGCATGATCGTCAACAACGATTTCCAG GCAATCGCGAGGGAAGCGCGGGCGTTCGAGCTGGGGGAGGCGCGGTACTACACGGTGCTGGTGTGGAGCGCCATACTATGGCAGTTCTTCTTCCTGGGCGCCGTGGGCGTCATCTTCTGCGTCCACACGCTCTTCACCGGGATCCTCATCGCCGCCTTCATCCCGGTGACGGAGGTGCTGGGCGTCGTCTTCCTCCACGAGAAGTTCAGCAGCGAGAAGGGAGTGGCCCTCGTGCTCTCGCTCTGGGGCCTCGCCTCCTACTCCTACGGCGAGTACAGTGAGGCCCAGGCCAACAAGAAGAAAGCGGCCTTGGCGGAATCCCAAGCTTCGTAA
- the LOC127311636 gene encoding uncharacterized protein, with protein MQHAKEKVKDGASAAKAKTKVAQAKAEEKAETATARSHAERELAHERGKAKVAAAKMELHQDKALHREEAIEHRLHKHGHGLAGGYGHHNKHGVAAAPAPAPGAGAYYPPAAGTGHY; from the coding sequence ATGCAGCACGCGAAGGAGAAGGTGAAGGACGGCGCGAGTGCGGCCAAGGCCAAGACCAAGGTGGCGCAGGCCAAGGCGGAGGAGAAAGCGgagacggcgacggcgaggtcgCACGCCGAGCGGGAGCTGGCGCACGAGCGCGGCAAGGCCAAGGTCGCCGCCGCCAAGATGGAGCTGCACCAGGACAAGGCGCTCCACCGCGAGGAGGCCATCGAGCACCGCCTCCACAAGCACGGGCACGGGCTCGCCGGCGGGTACGGACACCACAACAAGCATGGAGTGGCcgccgcgccggcgccggcgccgggtgCGGGGGCGTACTACCCTCCTGCCGCCGGCACTGGCCACTACTAA
- the LOC127311635 gene encoding uncharacterized protein translates to MQHAKEKMKDGASAMKAKATITQAKVSEKAQAATARSHDERELAHEGGKAKVAAAEAELHQAKVVHREEAMEHRLHKHGHGHKKDTKHGGGH, encoded by the coding sequence ATGCAGCACGCCAAGGAGAAGATGAAGGACGGCGCGAGCGCCATGAAGGCGAAGGCGACCATCACGCAGGCCAAGGTGTCGGAGAAGGCGCAGGCGGCCACGGCGAGGTCGCACGACGAGCGGGAGCTTGCGCACGAGGGCGGCAAGGCCAAGGTCGCCGCCGCCGAGGCGGAGCTACACCAGGCCAAGGTGGTGCACCGGGAGGAGGCCATGGAGCACCGCCTCCACAAGCACGGCCACGGCCACAAGAAGGACACCAAGCACGGCGGCGGCCACTGA